The DNA sequence AAGAAGCTCTCCTTGGTGATGCTCATGCCGCGACGTTCGGCCAGGGCGGTGAACAGGGCCACCGACGCCTCGTTGTCCGGACTGATCGTTGTGTGCAGGGTGGTGATGCCGCGCGGCTCCAGCCGATCCATCAACTGGGACAGCATTTTTCCGGCCAGACCGAGGCCCCGTTGGTCGGCGTCGACAGCGACCTGCCATACCATCACCACATCGGGGAGTTCGGGGCGAAGGTAACCGGTGACAAAGCCGACGACGCGTCCGTCCACTTCGGCGACCACCGATGTCTCGGCGTAATCCTT is a window from the Williamsia sp. DF01-3 genome containing:
- the ectA gene encoding diaminobutyrate acetyltransferase, with the protein product MSPTQISATLTAAPDAVAFRSPKVSDGVRLWEIARDSQVLDLNSSYAYLLWCKDYAETSVVAEVDGRVVGFVTGYLRPELPDVVMVWQVAVDADQRGLGLAGKMLSQLMDRLEPRGITTLHTTISPDNEASVALFTALAERRGMSITKESFFSPADFPDDHEPEDLYVVAPRRS